A window of Holophagales bacterium contains these coding sequences:
- a CDS encoding tRNA pseudouridine synthase A, with the protein MTSDTSPRGRPNATGRRLRLDLAYLGTFYEGWQAQDVVRDGGSAPRTLQATVEEVLTRMHGLPMRVHAASRTDSGVHADGQVAHVDIPPGAPVIPAEGLRRGLNALLPWDVRVVATAEMDACWHARFDALGKRYVYRLRRGTYLPPFEGLRETLASPRLDVRAMRTAAERLVGRNDFAPFGLAGSPRKTTVRTLVRLDVEEEGPLLVVTAVGNGFLRGMVRRLVGTLLEAGLGRMDPRDAREQPGPTAPARGLTLANVFYPAG; encoded by the coding sequence GTGACGAGCGACACGAGCCCGCGGGGACGGCCGAATGCGACCGGCAGGAGGCTGCGGCTCGATCTCGCCTACCTCGGAACGTTCTACGAGGGCTGGCAGGCCCAGGACGTCGTCCGGGACGGAGGCTCGGCGCCCCGAACCCTGCAGGCGACGGTGGAGGAGGTCCTGACCCGTATGCACGGCCTGCCGATGCGGGTCCACGCCGCGAGCCGGACCGACTCCGGCGTTCACGCGGACGGGCAGGTGGCTCACGTCGACATCCCTCCAGGCGCGCCGGTCATCCCGGCCGAGGGCCTCCGGCGCGGCCTGAACGCGCTTCTTCCGTGGGACGTCCGCGTGGTCGCGACCGCGGAGATGGACGCCTGCTGGCACGCGCGGTTCGACGCCCTCGGCAAGCGCTACGTCTATCGCCTGCGGCGCGGGACCTACCTCCCCCCGTTCGAAGGCCTCCGCGAGACGCTCGCCTCGCCCCGGCTCGACGTGCGGGCCATGCGCACGGCGGCGGAGCGCCTCGTCGGCCGGAACGACTTCGCGCCTTTCGGTCTCGCGGGCTCGCCCCGAAAGACCACGGTCCGAACGCTCGTCCGGCTCGACGTCGAGGAAGAGGGGCCGCTCCTGGTCGTGACGGCCGTGGGCAACGGCTTCCTCCGCGGGATGGTGCGGCGTCTCGTGGGCACCCTTCTCGAAGCCGGGCTGGGCCGGATGGACCCGCGCGACGCGCGGGAGCAGCCGGGCCCGACGGCGCCGGCCCGTGGGCTCACCCTTGCCAACGTGTTCTATCCGGCAGGGTAA